GCCACAGCCAAGGCCATCAAGGACAAGGAGAGGAGCCTCAGCATCTACATGAACGAGTACGGCGACGAGTGGTCCCCCATCGACCTCCAGCACCCCTCCACCTTCGACACCCTCGCCATGGACCACAAGCAGAAACAGTCAATTGTGGATGACCTCGACCAGTTCATCAAGAGGAAGGACTACTACAGGAGGACCGGCAAGGCGTGGAAGCGCGGGTACCTGCTGTACGGCCCGCCGGGCACCGGCAAGTCCAGCCTCATCGCTGCCATCGCCAACCACCTCAGGTTCAACATTTACGACCTCGAGCTCACCGGGGTCAACTCCAACTCCGACCTCAGGAGGCTTCTCGTCGGGATGACCAACCGGTCCATTCTCGTGGTCGAGGACATCGACTGCACTATCGAACTGAAGCAGCGCGAGGAAGATGACAAGGAGCATGCCAAGTCCAATTCTACAGAAAAGAATAAGGCAGAAGACAAGGTAAACTTTGATGTCAGAATGAATATCTTATATGTATACATAAACGTCTCTGCTTCTCCTTAATTTCAACAGCTTTCTTTCTTACCTATGCTGATGACAATTTTGTGGCTGCCTGCACACACAGGTCACGTTGTCTGGGCTGCTCAATTTTATTGATGGCTTGTGGTCAACAAGTGGGGAGGAAAGGgtcatcatcttcaccaccaacTACAAGGAGCGTCTCGACCCAGCACTCCTGCGGCCTGGCAGGATGGACATGCACATCCACATGGGGTACTGCACCACGGAGGCCTTCCGAATCCTTGCCAACAACTACCATTCCATCAACTACCATGCCACCTACCCAGAGATTGAGGCGCTGATCCAGGAGGTGACGGTGACGCCTGCAGAGGTCGCCGAGGTTCTGATGAGGAACGACGACACTGATGTTGCCCTCCATGATCTTGTCGAGCTACTGAAGTTAAAGAAGAAAGATGCCATTGAGATCGAAAGTAAGCAGGCAGAGGAGAAGAAAGACGCCAATGAGATCAAGACCCAGAGTATGCAGGTGGACAAGAAGAAAATTGTTGATGAGATCAAGACTGAAAGTGTGCAGGTGGAGAAGAAAGAAGACAAAAAGGTAGTGGTGAAGAATGATTTCACAGAAAACGGAAGCGGCTAGGAGTGCGGAAGCTGACGGTGACCAGAGACTCTGTGTACCCTGTAGATAGGTCCTACAGGAGATCCATTGGAGCATCTGTCGATCATTTTGAGAACTACAAATATTCCCTTTTTTTAGTAGTTCAACACACCTGTACTTAACAGTGTGCTTCTAAATAACTTTGTAAGTACTGTCGCAACAAGTTACATATATGCAACTTGACATCTTACATAAGATCCGACGTCTTGCCATGTCACCCTACACACAGCCAACCCTCAGACACAAGCAGAGGCTGCATAGTTACCTGCTAGTTACCATGAGATGATGGAGAGAACAAGCCAGGATAAAATTTGGGACTAGCATTAATATGCCAGGCCCAACTAGTTAGTAGTGCTTAGCAAAGATTGGTTGCAGGATGGATACACCCAATAATGTTCTTGATAACTGAAGAAAATTAGCATATAGTGCCCTTGCATTACCCCCCCAGCTATGAACTGAATAGAGCAGAGTAATATGAGCACATATGTGTAAAGATAACATGCATGCCAATACATAAGCATCTGAGTTACATTGCCCAGATTAAATCATAAGCTGCTAATACAAAGGTATAGCTCATAAGCTGCAACTACTCAAACAAGATTAGATCTTCATAATAATGAGAAAAGATGGGCGGTGATACCAGAAACCAAGACAAGTTGCAGCATTTAAGCTAAGCTGGCCGAGTGTAGTGTTATTTGTCTCTATTCTTAAGACAAGATCCTTCCAAGTATCCCCTGAACAAGACATCAGAAAGATAGTATTAACCACAGCGAGTGGACACCTCTTGTGGAACAAAATTTAAAGATGAACTTCAAGATAATGAAACATGCAGTTACATATAGAAAGATGAGCTGGCAAAATTACCCTTGGGAAATTGGCGACATAATTAAGCGCCCAGCGGAGAGCACAAGTAGTGCAGCAACAACTACAAAAAGGGAAAGCAGATCTTGTATGCAAAGATATAAAAGCAGCAAATGGGCATACAAAAGAGAAACTGCAAGAGATCAGAATCGTAAATGGAACATTAAGCGGATAAAATCCGATGGTTTGAGGTACAGACTGGAACCAACCCTGAATTGTTTACAGGTATAGTCCATGCTGTTGGTTTCTTTACGAAGAACAGAGAATTAGATCGATGTCATCAGGAAAGGCAATGCAAGCGAAAAAAGATGAACGGGCAAcagaaaaaaataaatagaaagaatTCTCATGCCATTTCAACTTTGAAAGATGGCCAGTACAGAATGATCTTATACATCAGGAAGAGGCGAAGAGATATGCCATGTCCAGTTGTCCACAAGGAGCAACATGCTCATAGAAATAAAAGAAGAAATAAATTTACTCTGCCTTCTAGAAAAAATCATGCCATCTACAATACAACACTCTGTTAATATCTACTCTTGTCAGCGCCATTGCTTCGCAATCTCCTCATCAAGCATATGGGTGGCCTGCTGCCTGGACCTATCATCCAGATTGGTATTGCTTGCCAATAAACTTCGTAGGGCTCGCAGTTCATCCAGGCTAGCTCTCTGGAAGAGCCCCCTCAGGACAATACTTGGTGGATTCTGAGGTAGGGTATGTTGATTACTAGTGGCAGCATGAGGCCTGTATCTCCAGTACTCTGTACAGATGCGATCTCTATCCCGAGCCTCAATTGCCTGTGAAGGATTAGAAAATAAGTTTACTGCAAAAATACCAGTGACCTATGGCTCCAACAAACTAACATAACTGGAAAAATCTTCAGCAGTGAATGCCAACTGAACCACTAAGTGCCATTCATGCAAATTAAGCAATCGTGAAAACTTAGCACCTGAACTGGGTTTATAGTTTTGACCATGCATATCACCTACACTGTTTGTTAAGACATTTGTTTTTACTGAGAACACCGATAGGATTGTTTTATTaataataaaatatcattttataaGAATATGTACAAAAAATTAAGGGATTGGCAAGTGCAAGGTCAAGCCCCAAAGAAAGACACTACtgacaggattagtgttgaactcaTCCCTAATTATATGTGACTGCAGGAGCAAGCCTTTCTTAAAACCGGTCTACCAGGATAGGAAGCTGGGGATGACATTTTCAAAATAATGGTATTGGTCCTGAAATTAGTCAA
The sequence above is a segment of the Triticum dicoccoides isolate Atlit2015 ecotype Zavitan chromosome 1A, WEW_v2.0, whole genome shotgun sequence genome. Coding sequences within it:
- the LOC119356795 gene encoding AAA-ATPase At3g50940-like: MAYKNHHPYPQIPISFNTLFHINNIQNQSPRPTHPPTPTQQKSRASRAMAPSYDKTIATAASLAASLMLVRSLASELLPSEVRDALSAALNSLRSRMTWQHTIVIEETEGWSGNRVYGAVKAYLATRINANMDMQRLRVSSTEEDAKKMVVSMEAGEEMLDVHEGVEFRWFLVTREVKGDLNNGGGGAREIRSYEVRFHKRHKEKALKEYLPFIVATAKAIKDKERSLSIYMNEYGDEWSPIDLQHPSTFDTLAMDHKQKQSIVDDLDQFIKRKDYYRRTGKAWKRGYLLYGPPGTGKSSLIAAIANHLRFNIYDLELTGVNSNSDLRRLLVGMTNRSILVVEDIDCTIELKQREEDDKEHAKSNSTEKNKAEDKVTLSGLLNFIDGLWSTSGEERVIIFTTNYKERLDPALLRPGRMDMHIHMGYCTTEAFRILANNYHSINYHATYPEIEALIQEVTVTPAEVAEVLMRNDDTDVALHDLVELLKLKKKDAIEIESKQAEEKKDANEIKTQSMQVDKKKIVDEIKTESVQVEKKEDKKVVVKNDFTENGSG